A region of Malaciobacter marinus DNA encodes the following proteins:
- a CDS encoding glutamate--tRNA ligase family protein: MLRIALSPTKDIDLEDLRIALLNYIISKKTDEELVIRIDDANKDKNIEGKDKEILELLNLFSIEHSRVIYQSENIKYHQKLAMQLMTQKKAFSCFCSDTKLNELKESAKKEGKNYNYDDFCANLSDEIILEVNAAFTVRIKRPIDNIKLIDSFNGEFDYTPNDIDSFIILNHDKTPTTEYACAVDDMIYDITMVINKKEHILSASRQIHIRNSLGYKKDINYIHLPSILNEKENSNSIKWLIEEGFLPVAIANYLVFLGNETPKEIFTLEEAIQWFDIKNISNKKVIFDFEKLKTINKKHLELIDDLRLSKLLGFADTDIGKLGKLFLSETSTLNGIKEKLNLIFSKKNLCKDFEDESKQIIKCLKEAPHIDDFNNFKNYITQNTGLKDDSLLMPLRYLLTKEENGVNLSDIYPYIKNYLGEIIK; the protein is encoded by the coding sequence TTGTTAAGAATAGCGTTAAGCCCGACAAAAGATATTGATTTAGAAGATTTAAGAATTGCATTACTTAACTATATTATTTCAAAAAAAACAGATGAAGAACTTGTAATTAGAATAGATGATGCTAATAAAGATAAAAATATTGAAGGAAAAGATAAAGAGATATTAGAACTTTTAAATCTTTTTTCAATAGAGCACTCAAGAGTTATTTATCAAAGTGAAAATATTAAATATCATCAAAAATTAGCAATGCAACTAATGACTCAAAAAAAGGCTTTTTCTTGTTTTTGTAGTGATACAAAACTTAATGAGTTAAAAGAGAGTGCAAAAAAAGAAGGAAAGAATTACAATTATGATGATTTTTGTGCAAATCTTTCAGATGAAATAATATTAGAAGTAAATGCAGCTTTTACAGTAAGAATTAAAAGACCTATTGATAATATAAAACTTATTGATTCTTTTAATGGTGAATTTGATTATACACCAAATGATATTGATTCTTTTATAATTTTAAACCATGATAAAACTCCTACAACAGAGTATGCTTGTGCTGTTGATGATATGATTTATGATATTACTATGGTTATAAATAAAAAAGAGCATATATTAAGTGCATCTAGACAAATTCATATAAGAAACTCTTTAGGCTATAAAAAAGATATAAATTACATTCATCTGCCATCAATATTGAATGAAAAAGAAAATTCAAACTCTATAAAATGGCTAATTGAAGAAGGTTTTTTACCAGTAGCAATTGCTAATTATCTTGTTTTTTTAGGAAATGAAACTCCAAAAGAAATTTTTACATTAGAAGAAGCTATTCAATGGTTTGATATAAAAAATATATCAAATAAAAAAGTAATTTTTGATTTTGAGAAACTCAAAACTATTAATAAAAAACATTTAGAATTAATTGATGATTTAAGACTATCAAAACTTTTAGGTTTTGCAGATACTGATATTGGTAAATTGGGAAAATTATTTTTAAGTGAAACAAGCACTTTAAATGGAATCAAAGAAAAATTAAATCTAATATTTAGTAAAAAAAATCTTTGTAAAGATTTTGAAGATGAATCTAAACAAATTATCAAATGTCTAAAAGAAGCTCCGCATATTGATGACTTTAATAATTTCAAAAACTATATTACTCAAAATACTGGATTAAAAGATGATTCTTTATTAATGCCTTTAAGATATTTATTAACAAAAGAAGAAAATGGAGTTAATTTAAGTGATATTTATCCTTATATTAAAAACTATTTAGGAGAAATTATAAAATGA
- a CDS encoding class 1 fructose-bisphosphatase, whose protein sequence is MTEIFDAIKKSAIDIKNLIETGDTSKSTNENSTGDTQLKLDIASDEIIEAIFKNVSCIKAIVSEEQEKIVPLNENGKYLIAYDPLDGSSLVDVNLSVGSIFGIYENDFTGNNLVAAVYVVYGPRVELVIATDDVKMYRLINNEFKFMQELKLNEKGKLNAPGSTQNCWAPFHKKMIDEIFEDGYRLRYSGGMVPDLHQILLKGGGLFSYPGTTDRPKGKLRQLFEVFPFAYIYEKANGQAIDGFKRALEVETTHIHDTTPCFFGSNEEIKKVLKVYKENAK, encoded by the coding sequence ATGACAGAGATTTTTGATGCTATAAAAAAATCAGCAATAGATATAAAGAATTTAATTGAAACTGGTGATACTAGTAAAAGTACAAATGAGAATTCAACTGGTGATACTCAATTAAAATTAGATATTGCAAGTGATGAAATTATAGAGGCAATTTTTAAAAATGTTTCTTGTATTAAAGCTATTGTTAGTGAAGAACAAGAAAAAATTGTACCTTTAAATGAAAATGGAAAATACTTAATAGCTTATGATCCTTTAGATGGTTCATCACTTGTTGATGTAAATCTTTCAGTTGGTTCAATTTTTGGTATTTATGAAAATGATTTCACAGGTAATAATTTAGTTGCTGCTGTATATGTTGTTTATGGGCCAAGGGTTGAACTTGTAATTGCCACAGATGATGTTAAAATGTATAGACTAATAAATAATGAGTTTAAATTTATGCAAGAACTTAAACTTAATGAAAAAGGTAAATTAAATGCACCAGGTTCTACACAAAACTGCTGGGCTCCTTTTCATAAAAAAATGATTGATGAAATTTTTGAAGATGGATATAGACTAAGATATTCAGGAGGAATGGTTCCTGATTTACACCAAATTTTATTAAAAGGTGGTGGTCTTTTTTCATATCCAGGAACAACTGATAGACCAAAAGGAAAATTAAGACAACTTTTTGAGGTTTTCCCTTTTGCTTATATTTATGAAAAAGCAAATGGACAAGCAATTGATGGATTTAAAAGAGCTTTAGAAGTAGAAACTACTCATATTCATGATACTACTCCTTGTTTTTTTGGTTCAAATGAAGAGATAAAAAAAGTTTTAAAAGTATATAAAGAAAATGCAAAATAA
- a CDS encoding M16 family metallopeptidase — MSAQIKHIEINNTKIPVIFEKQTSLPILNMQLVFQNSGSIQDENLNGIASFSAKLLNEGTKKLGSTKFASELESNAISLNVASGFETFVIELSSLKEVNEKAFKLLKKLLKDPNYDKNVVEKIKTIHIGSLKRKQNDYDYVAKNQLKDILFKDTVLQHPTSGTIESINNIKLTDVKKFIDSTFNLSNLIIVVGGDIEFKELENKIQTLLKSMPAKGKKELKKVEITAKPIIKELKKPTEQAYIYFGSKFNVKAQDEENYKAKVASFILGGSGFGSRLMEEIRVKRGLAYSAYGYVSINKSHSYFTGYLQTKLESAKEARELVAEIVKDFVQKGVTQEELDAAKNFLTGSEPLRTETLSQRLNRAFNLYYKGLKQDYPQKELEKIQSLELEDLNNYIKSHKEIIDLSFSIVRK; from the coding sequence ATGAGCGCACAAATAAAACATATAGAGATTAATAATACAAAAATTCCTGTAATATTTGAGAAACAAACAAGTCTGCCAATTTTAAATATGCAACTTGTTTTTCAAAATTCAGGTTCAATACAAGATGAGAATTTAAATGGTATTGCTTCATTTTCAGCTAAATTATTAAATGAAGGTACTAAAAAACTAGGTTCAACAAAATTTGCTTCAGAATTAGAAAGTAATGCAATTTCATTAAATGTTGCAAGTGGTTTTGAAACATTTGTTATTGAATTGTCTTCTCTAAAAGAAGTAAATGAAAAAGCATTTAAACTTCTAAAAAAATTATTAAAAGATCCAAACTATGATAAAAATGTAGTAGAAAAAATCAAAACTATTCATATTGGTTCTTTAAAGAGAAAACAAAATGATTATGATTATGTTGCAAAAAATCAATTAAAAGATATCTTATTTAAAGACACGGTATTGCAACACCCTACTTCTGGAACAATTGAATCTATTAATAATATAAAATTAACTGATGTCAAAAAGTTTATCGATAGTACATTCAATCTTTCAAACTTAATTATTGTTGTTGGTGGAGATATTGAGTTTAAAGAGCTTGAAAATAAAATCCAAACTTTATTAAAATCAATGCCTGCAAAAGGTAAAAAAGAGTTAAAGAAAGTTGAAATAACTGCAAAACCAATTATCAAAGAACTTAAAAAACCAACAGAACAAGCATATATATACTTTGGAAGTAAATTTAATGTAAAAGCACAAGATGAAGAAAACTACAAAGCAAAAGTTGCTTCATTTATTTTAGGTGGTTCTGGTTTTGGTTCAAGATTAATGGAAGAAATACGTGTAAAAAGAGGATTGGCATATAGTGCTTATGGATATGTATCAATAAATAAGTCACACTCATATTTTACTGGATACTTACAAACAAAATTAGAAAGTGCAAAAGAAGCACGAGAATTAGTTGCAGAAATTGTAAAAGATTTTGTACAAAAAGGTGTTACTCAAGAAGAACTTGATGCAGCTAAAAACTTTTTAACAGGAAGTGAGCCTTTAAGAACTGAAACATTATCACAAAGATTAAATAGAGCATTTAATCTTTATTATAAGGGATTAAAGCAAGATTATCCTCAAAAAGAGTTAGAAAAAATTCAAAGTTTGGAACTTGAAGATTTAAATAATTATATAAAATCTCATAAAGAAATTATAGATTTATCATTTTCAATTGTAAGGAAGTAA
- the mobB gene encoding molybdopterin-guanine dinucleotide biosynthesis protein B yields the protein MSNKKYKKLAVAFSGPSNSGKTTLIVKVSNILQDKGNKVCIVKHDPKDKARFDTPGKDSDKFSQTGANVAVVSPNRTTLFKQESSSIDELIELFGDFDYLLVEGLKTLPLPRISIFRNSLDEKYFDVTDAIAFDKTINSNDIPSNIDKLDLNNPEEIIQWVEKNSKRV from the coding sequence ATGAGTAATAAGAAATATAAAAAATTAGCTGTTGCTTTTTCTGGTCCGTCAAATAGTGGAAAAACAACTTTAATAGTAAAGGTATCAAACATACTTCAAGATAAAGGCAATAAAGTATGTATTGTAAAACATGACCCAAAAGATAAAGCTAGATTTGATACTCCAGGAAAAGATAGTGATAAGTTTTCTCAAACAGGTGCAAATGTTGCAGTTGTTTCACCAAATAGAACAACTTTATTTAAACAAGAATCTTCTTCAATTGATGAGTTAATTGAGCTTTTTGGTGACTTTGACTATTTATTAGTTGAGGGCTTAAAAACTCTTCCTCTTCCTAGAATATCAATATTTAGAAACTCTTTAGATGAAAAATATTTTGATGTTACAGATGCAATAGCTTTTGATAAGACAATCAATAGTAATGATATTCCTTCAAATATTGATAAACTTGACTTAAATAACCCAGAAGAGATTATACAATGGGTAGAAAAAAATTCAAAGAGAGTATAA
- a CDS encoding peptidoglycan synthetase, with translation MKVSSIIDIIDGETLNSPSISFIYNIKLEALKVKEGDLFVAKNLDDINIAINNGAFLILVDSNVTVTDFEIAWIKVNNLDEALVKLIRFKLSNYDLYAYNCEKTVFNFIQCLKNSQNTQLKLIKNINDALKILDYIEDKDKLIFCNNKLMNNLYPKNQQIQFVKKEDIKNIIEHTIFETSFTYKDIYFQKIKVSTLYIKELLTAWEFLNDEVDFSKLKNSTLLRPLFVDKFINQTEFGKSNKFLIIQENIDFIEEEINYLKTNYKFGTKLFITNKYINNFFAKQIILEDAYKVKEYLKENQFNAAYLIGYKYEDILELINQKQMQTTLAF, from the coding sequence GTGAAAGTTTCATCAATAATCGATATTATAGATGGAGAGACACTAAACTCTCCTTCTATTTCATTTATTTATAATATTAAACTTGAAGCTTTAAAAGTAAAAGAAGGTGATCTTTTTGTTGCAAAAAATTTAGATGATATCAATATAGCAATAAATAATGGTGCTTTTTTAATATTAGTTGATTCAAATGTAACAGTTACAGATTTTGAGATTGCATGGATTAAAGTTAATAATTTAGATGAAGCCTTAGTTAAACTTATAAGATTTAAACTATCAAATTATGATTTATATGCGTACAATTGCGAAAAAACTGTTTTCAATTTTATTCAATGTCTTAAAAATTCTCAAAATACACAATTAAAACTTATCAAAAATATTAATGATGCATTGAAGATTTTGGATTATATAGAAGATAAAGATAAACTTATTTTTTGTAATAATAAACTCATGAATAATTTATATCCAAAAAACCAACAAATACAATTTGTAAAAAAAGAAGATATTAAAAATATAATTGAACATACTATTTTTGAAACATCATTTACTTATAAAGATATATATTTTCAAAAAATAAAAGTTTCAACACTATATATAAAAGAGTTACTTACAGCATGGGAGTTTTTAAATGATGAAGTAGATTTTTCAAAACTAAAAAACTCAACTTTACTTAGACCACTTTTTGTTGATAAATTTATAAATCAAACTGAATTTGGTAAAAGTAATAAATTTCTAATAATTCAAGAAAATATTGACTTTATTGAAGAAGAAATTAATTATTTAAAGACAAATTACAAATTTGGAACAAAACTTTTTATTACAAATAAGTATATAAATAATTTTTTTGCTAAACAAATAATTCTTGAAGATGCTTATAAAGTAAAAGAATACTTAAAAGAAAATCAATTTAATGCTGCATATTTGATTGGATATAAATATGAAGATATATTGGAATTAATAAACCAAAAGCAAATGCAAACTACACTTGCTTTTTAA
- a CDS encoding YggT family protein, which yields MIDALLSSVFTVILGIIFLYKWVIIISAILSWVRPDPYNPIVQMLHRLTEPAYAFIRKYIPTVFGGMDLAPVIVIFILIFLETFLGKLFTGMM from the coding sequence ATGATAGATGCATTATTAAGTTCTGTTTTTACAGTTATTCTAGGAATAATATTTTTATATAAGTGGGTGATTATTATATCTGCCATTTTATCATGGGTTAGACCAGATCCTTATAATCCAATTGTTCAAATGTTACATAGGTTAACTGAGCCTGCATATGCGTTTATAAGAAAATATATTCCAACAGTCTTTGGAGGAATGGATTTAGCACCAGTTATTGTTATTTTTATTCTAATTTTCCTAGAAACATTTTTAGGAAAGTTATTTACAGGAATGATGTAA
- a CDS encoding S24 family peptidase: protein MLFVSEIVEKLKDVISADGKIGKVFDKDVANELELSQANFATMKNRGKIPFQNILDFCAKKRISINWLLYNQNPNSLLDSTDKYWIKYYPDIRVSAGGGAYEDDESLELLEVPEYFIRMLGGQENLKNIDAINVIGDSMEPTLNSGNIIFLDKTKIDSRREGIYAFTTIHGLFVKRIQQRVDGQLDIISDNKDYPKQILEANDINILGKVVGSFGMVY from the coding sequence ATGTTGTTTGTTAGCGAAATTGTTGAGAAATTAAAAGATGTAATTAGTGCAGATGGTAAAATAGGAAAGGTTTTTGATAAAGATGTTGCAAATGAACTTGAATTAAGTCAAGCAAATTTTGCTACTATGAAAAATAGAGGAAAAATTCCTTTTCAGAATATTCTTGATTTTTGTGCAAAAAAAAGAATTTCTATTAACTGGTTACTATATAATCAAAATCCCAACTCTTTATTAGATTCTACAGATAAATATTGGATAAAATATTATCCAGACATTAGAGTAAGTGCTGGTGGTGGTGCCTATGAAGATGATGAAAGTTTAGAGTTATTAGAAGTGCCTGAATATTTTATACGAATGCTTGGTGGACAAGAAAATTTAAAAAATATTGATGCTATAAATGTTATAGGTGATTCAATGGAACCTACATTAAACTCTGGAAATATTATTTTTTTAGATAAAACTAAAATTGATTCAAGAAGAGAAGGAATATATGCTTTTACAACAATTCATGGACTCTTTGTCAAAAGAATTCAACAAAGAGTAGATGGTCAGTTAGATATAATCTCTGATAATAAAGATTATCCAAAACAAATATTAGAAGCAAATGATATTAATATTTTAGGAAAAGTTGTAGGATCTTTTGGAATGGTGTATTAA
- a CDS encoding dehypoxanthine futalosine cyclase: protein MVKPINLDKRLSKEEALDLIQNASLNELGKLASQKKTQLHPDKITTFVVDRNINYTNVCWVDCKFCAFYRHKKDDESYVLSYEQIDEKIEELLAIGGTQILMQGGVHPNLKIDYYEDLVEHIHTKFPQITLHSFSAIEITYIAKVSKISKLEVLKRLQAKGLSSIPGAGAEILSDKVRDVIAPKKIDVKDWIEVHKLAHSIGMKTTATMMFGTIESDEDIIEHWDLVRRLQDETQGFRAFIMWSFQSANTKLKEEIPDLKPQSSNRYLRLLAVSRLFLDNVPNIQSSWVTQGSYIGQLALKFGANDLGSTMMEENVVAAAGASNCMNQDEMITLIKDIGEKPAKRNTAYEIVERY, encoded by the coding sequence ATGGTTAAACCAATAAATTTAGACAAAAGATTATCAAAAGAAGAGGCATTAGATTTAATACAAAATGCTTCTTTAAACGAATTAGGTAAACTTGCAAGTCAAAAAAAGACACAACTTCATCCAGATAAAATTACTACATTTGTAGTTGATAGAAATATCAATTATACAAATGTTTGCTGGGTTGATTGTAAGTTCTGTGCTTTTTATAGACACAAAAAAGACGATGAGTCATATGTTTTATCATATGAACAAATTGATGAAAAAATCGAAGAGTTACTTGCAATTGGTGGTACACAAATACTTATGCAAGGTGGAGTTCATCCAAATTTAAAAATTGATTATTATGAAGATTTAGTTGAACATATTCATACAAAATTTCCACAAATCACTCTTCATAGTTTTTCTGCGATTGAAATCACATATATAGCAAAAGTATCTAAAATATCAAAACTTGAAGTTTTAAAAAGACTTCAAGCAAAAGGTCTTAGTTCAATTCCAGGTGCAGGTGCTGAAATACTTAGTGATAAAGTAAGAGATGTAATTGCTCCAAAAAAAATTGATGTTAAAGATTGGATTGAAGTACATAAACTTGCACATTCAATTGGAATGAAAACAACTGCTACTATGATGTTTGGTACAATAGAAAGTGATGAAGATATAATTGAACACTGGGATTTAGTTAGAAGATTACAAGATGAAACACAAGGATTTAGAGCATTTATTATGTGGTCTTTCCAAAGTGCAAATACAAAACTAAAAGAAGAGATACCTGATTTGAAACCTCAATCTTCAAATAGATATCTAAGATTATTAGCAGTTTCAAGACTATTTTTAGATAATGTTCCAAATATTCAAAGTTCTTGGGTTACACAAGGATCATATATAGGTCAACTTGCTTTAAAATTTGGAGCAAATGATTTAGGAAGTACTATGATGGAAGAAAATGTTGTAGCAGCAGCAGGAGCTAGTAATTGCATGAATCAAGATGAAATGATTACTCTAATTAAAGACATAGGTGAAAAACCTGCTAAAAGAAATACAGCTTATGAGATCGTAGAGAGGTATTAA
- a CDS encoding lytic transglycosylase domain-containing protein, producing the protein MKKILCLVFITTFIYANNIETNKESIGKKTIDKQQGFNITLDWLEQKPKTITKDFYILQYLKQDITPDEASKALSMVKYVSNQIFYAFAKKFNHDETTAVVQCMQASAKELINTYDDCIKAGLSLYKATKLSQVELNEAILKVKDKYPTFANKLKILASSIPFTKTISTSIDNFYDIYLKTGSQFKMDFFNYKLPKSTLNKIKKDKRVETLIKYSITNPQLDLLSKSFLGIDDTNFKSLTSFFLALNEINNENLKQALIYLSNSYKKAYNDYGKNRAIFWKYLITYDKKFLEELSSSNNLDIYSLYAKELLNKKLHNIVYDISLKQNEAISTFNTNDPFSWVDLIINSKNINKEKLKEYKTIFSKEKTKPYLVYILNKYYKYTKHYFITPYKNYLNEYSIERKALIYAIARQESGFVPASISTAFAQGVMQIMPFLSKHIAKKLDEPYDIYKLFDAKTNLKYANYHLDNLEKNLDNPLFIAYSYNGGYGYFKYQKKLGLFTKNNDFEPFMSMELISYDETREYGKKVLANYYIYKNHLDNKNEFKLSSIFENLIESDQN; encoded by the coding sequence ATGAAAAAAATTCTTTGTTTAGTTTTTATTACTACATTTATATATGCAAACAATATAGAAACTAACAAAGAATCAATTGGGAAAAAAACTATTGATAAACAACAAGGGTTTAATATAACTCTTGATTGGCTAGAACAAAAACCAAAAACCATAACAAAAGACTTTTATATACTACAATATTTAAAACAAGATATTACACCAGATGAGGCATCAAAAGCATTAAGTATGGTAAAATATGTTTCAAATCAAATTTTTTATGCTTTTGCTAAAAAATTTAATCATGATGAAACAACTGCAGTTGTTCAATGTATGCAAGCAAGTGCTAAAGAGCTTATAAATACTTATGATGATTGTATAAAAGCTGGATTATCTTTATATAAAGCTACAAAATTATCTCAAGTTGAATTAAATGAAGCTATTTTAAAAGTAAAAGATAAATACCCTACTTTTGCAAATAAACTTAAAATTTTAGCTTCATCAATACCTTTTACTAAAACTATCTCAACTTCAATTGACAATTTTTACGATATTTATTTAAAAACTGGTAGTCAATTTAAAATGGATTTTTTTAATTATAAACTTCCTAAAAGTACTTTAAATAAAATAAAAAAAGATAAAAGAGTAGAAACTTTAATAAAATACTCTATTACTAATCCACAATTAGATCTTTTAAGTAAATCTTTTTTAGGTATTGATGATACAAACTTTAAATCTTTAACATCTTTTTTTCTAGCACTTAATGAAATAAATAATGAAAATTTAAAACAAGCATTAATTTACTTATCTAACTCATATAAGAAAGCTTATAATGATTATGGAAAAAATAGAGCTATTTTTTGGAAATACTTAATCACTTATGATAAAAAGTTTTTAGAAGAGTTATCTTCTTCAAATAATCTTGATATATATTCTCTTTATGCAAAAGAACTTTTAAATAAGAAGCTTCATAACATAGTTTATGATATTTCGTTAAAACAAAATGAAGCTATTTCAACTTTCAATACTAATGATCCATTTTCATGGGTTGACTTGATAATTAATTCAAAAAATATCAATAAAGAAAAACTAAAAGAGTATAAAACAATTTTTTCAAAAGAAAAAACAAAACCATACTTAGTTTATATTTTAAATAAATATTATAAATATACTAAACATTATTTTATTACTCCATATAAAAATTATTTAAACGAGTATTCTATTGAAAGAAAAGCTTTGATTTATGCAATTGCAAGACAAGAAAGTGGTTTTGTACCAGCTTCAATTTCAACTGCATTTGCACAAGGTGTTATGCAAATAATGCCATTTTTAAGTAAGCACATTGCAAAAAAACTTGATGAGCCATATGATATTTATAAACTATTTGATGCGAAAACAAACTTAAAATATGCAAACTATCATCTTGATAATTTAGAAAAGAATTTAGATAATCCTTTGTTTATTGCATACTCATATAATGGTGGATATGGTTATTTTAAGTATCAAAAAAAGTTAGGATTGTTCACAAAAAACAACGATTTTGAACCATTTATGAGTATGGAGCTAATCTCTTATGATGAAACAAGAGAATATGGTAAAAAAGTATTGGCAAATTATTATATTTATAAAAATCATTTAGATAATAAAAATGAATTTAAATTATCTTCTATTTTTGAAAACTTAATTGAGTCTGACCAAAATTAG
- the metG gene encoding methionine--tRNA ligase: MEETCKNVYITTPIYYVNDVAHIGHAYTTIIADMLARYSRLTGHNTYFLTGTDEHGQKIAQSAQARGKTPKEYADEVSGKFKKLWDDFDITYDKFIRTTDEQHKLGAQKAFEKMYEKGDIYKGEYEGFYCVSCETFFTEKQLIDEQFCPDCGKPTSIVKEESFFFKLSAYEDKLLKWYEENEDCILPRSKKNEIINFVKGGLRDLSISRTSFEWGVKLPDSINEPKHVMYVWLDALINYISALGYGGDEKEFDFWPASIHLVGKDILRFHSIYWPAFLMSLELPLPKHIAAHGWWTRDGEKMSKSKGNVVDPKEVADAYGLDAFRYFILREVPFGQDGDFSQKALIDRINSDLGNDLGNLLNRISGMSGKYFDFKIDSANVEKYHKKELDEVNSILENVEELIFNMQINRYLEEIWKVLTIANKAIGDYEPWTKMKEGKTDEAMALVALITNIMAKCAILLQSVMPEKISKIAQSLGINVNTELYKELIVNKGLLSTTTITKVEQLFPRIEEPILKGAPEVKKDKNEVEQKEEKEEIDNLITIDKFFETTIKVGTIIDAVEVPKSKKLLKLQVDVGEEKNRQVLAGIKEFYKAEELIGTQACVVANLKPAKLMGMLSEGMLLAAKDENGLCLIRPEKTKISGTKIS, translated from the coding sequence ATGGAAGAAACTTGTAAAAATGTATATATCACAACACCAATTTATTACGTAAATGACGTGGCACACATAGGTCACGCTTATACTACTATTATCGCAGATATGCTAGCAAGATACTCTAGGCTTACTGGTCATAACACTTACTTTCTAACAGGTACAGATGAGCATGGTCAAAAAATTGCTCAAAGTGCTCAAGCTAGGGGTAAAACACCAAAAGAGTATGCAGATGAAGTATCTGGAAAATTTAAAAAATTATGGGATGACTTTGATATTACTTATGATAAGTTTATTAGAACAACAGATGAACAACATAAACTAGGTGCTCAAAAAGCATTTGAAAAGATGTATGAAAAAGGTGATATATATAAAGGTGAATATGAAGGATTTTATTGTGTATCTTGTGAAACATTTTTTACAGAAAAACAATTAATTGATGAACAATTTTGTCCTGACTGTGGTAAGCCAACTTCAATAGTAAAAGAAGAGAGTTTCTTTTTTAAACTATCAGCTTATGAAGATAAACTACTAAAATGGTATGAAGAGAACGAAGATTGTATTTTACCAAGATCTAAAAAGAATGAAATTATTAATTTTGTAAAAGGTGGTTTAAGAGATCTTTCTATTTCAAGAACATCTTTTGAATGGGGAGTAAAACTTCCTGATTCTATAAATGAGCCAAAACATGTAATGTATGTTTGGCTTGATGCACTAATTAATTATATTTCAGCACTTGGCTATGGAGGAGATGAAAAAGAGTTTGATTTTTGGCCAGCAAGTATTCATTTAGTTGGAAAAGATATTTTAAGATTTCACTCAATTTACTGGCCAGCATTTTTAATGAGTTTAGAACTTCCTTTACCAAAACATATTGCAGCACATGGTTGGTGGACAAGAGATGGTGAAAAAATGTCTAAATCAAAAGGAAATGTAGTTGATCCAAAAGAAGTAGCTGATGCTTACGGATTAGATGCTTTTAGATATTTTATATTAAGAGAAGTTCCTTTTGGTCAAGATGGTGATTTTTCACAAAAAGCACTAATTGACAGAATAAACTCTGATTTGGGAAATGATTTAGGAAATCTTTTAAATAGAATTTCTGGTATGAGTGGAAAATATTTTGATTTTAAAATTGATTCTGCAAATGTAGAGAAATATCATAAAAAAGAGTTAGATGAAGTTAACTCTATTTTAGAAAATGTAGAAGAGTTAATCTTCAATATGCAAATCAATAGATATCTTGAAGAAATATGGAAAGTTTTAACAATAGCAAACAAAGCAATTGGTGATTATGAACCATGGACAAAAATGAAAGAAGGTAAAACAGATGAAGCTATGGCACTTGTAGCATTAATTACAAATATTATGGCAAAATGTGCAATTTTACTTCAATCTGTTATGCCTGAAAAAATCTCTAAGATTGCTCAATCTTTAGGAATAAACGTAAATACAGAGCTATATAAAGAACTAATAGTAAATAAAGGTTTATTATCAACTACTACAATTACAAAAGTTGAACAACTTTTCCCTAGAATTGAAGAACCTATATTAAAAGGTGCTCCAGAAGTTAAAAAAGACAAGAATGAAGTTGAACAAAAAGAAGAAAAAGAAGAAATAGATAATCTAATTACTATTGATAAGTTTTTTGAAACTACAATAAAAGTTGGAACAATTATTGATGCAGTTGAAGTACCAAAATCTAAAAAACTTCTAAAACTACAAGTAGATGTAGGAGAAGAGAAAAACAGACAAGTGTTAGCAGGAATTAAAGAGTTTTATAAAGCTGAAGAATTAATTGGAACGCAAGCTTGTGTTGTAGCAAATTTAAAACCAGCAAAACTAATGGGTATGTTAAGTGAAGGTATGCTTTTAGCAGCAAAAGATGAAAATGGTTTATGTTTAATTAGACCTGAGAAAACAAAAATTTCTGGAACTAAAATAAGCTAG